A window of the Fulvia fulva chromosome 3, complete sequence genome harbors these coding sequences:
- a CDS encoding Glutamyl-tRNA(Gln) amidotransferase subunit A, with the protein MPAESHRLAATELLKAFNDNQLTIEDYAKSLLKRIEERDGVVKAWAYLKPEQVLEQARALDKVPKDQRGPLHGIGVAIKDVIYTRGMPTQLGSPIFENDQPEVDAASVKMLRYAGALILGKTTTTEFAASTVGTKTTNPHEPGRTPGGSSSGSGAAVADFQATLALGTQTGGSIIRPASFNGTFGMKPTWNSVSREGQKIYSLDLDTLGWYGRSVEDLKLCADVFGLEDDEVPRSVSDVRGLKVAFLKTMVWDRAGPGTQKAFNTGRQMLEEAEAQIEDTSFPDEFDKLPDWHTCLNYSEGSVYFRPEYQYAKGKLGDFLVGIAERKHGYTRKDFLEASDGIAALRPKWDAIAENYDVVVVPSVPDEAPEGLSSTGNAIFNALWTALHVPVINIPAFTGEHGMPIGLTLTTARYQDQALLEVAKAVSRVWIKE; encoded by the exons ATGCCGGCCGAATCGCATCGTCTCGCAGCCACTGAACTACTCAAAGCGTTCAACGACAACCAACTGACAATCGAGGACTACGCAAAGTCTTTGCTAAAGCGTATTGAAGAGCGCGATGGCGTTGTGAAAGCATGGGCGTATCTGAAGCCGGAACAGGTCTTGGAACAAGCCCGAGCACTTGACAAGGTGCCTAAAGACCAGCGAGGACCACTGCATGGCATTGGCGTGGCGATCAAAGATGTAATCTACACGAGAG GCATGCCGACGCAGCTCGGCTCACCCATCTTCGAGAACGATCAACCAGAGGTAGATGCAGCAAGTGTCAAGATGCTTCGCTACGCTGGTGCTCTAATCTTAGGCAAGACGACGACAACAGAATTCGCCGCAAGTACTGTTGGCACAAAGACGACCAATCCGCATGAACCCGGTCGTACACCAGGAGGGTCTTCTTCTGGCTCAGGCGCAGCAGTCGCTGACTTTCAAGCAACCCTGGCTCTGGGTACCCAGACAGGTGGCTCTATCATACGACCTGCTAGCTTTAACGGGACATTTGGCATGAAACCGACATGGAATTCGGTTTCTCGAGAGGGGCAGAAGATCTACAGTCTCGACCTCGACACGTTAGGCTGGTATGGACGATCAGTAGAGGATCTCAAACTCTGCGCTGATGTCTTTGGCCTGGAGGACGATGAAGTGCCTCGATCGGTTTCTGATGTGCGGGGGCTCAAGGTGGCATTTCTTAAGACCATGGTATGGGATCGTGCTGGGCCTGGCACTCAGAAAGCGTTCAACACGGGCAGGCAGATGTTGGAGGAGGCCGAAGCACAGATCGAAGATACCAGCTTCCCGGATGAGTTTGACAAACTACCTGACTGGCATACGTGCTTGAACTACAGTGAAGGCAGTGTGTACTTCAGGCCAGAGTACCAGTACGCCAAGGGCAAGCTCGGTGACTTTCTGGTCGGCATCGCGGAAAGAAAGCACGGATACACGCGAAAGGATTTCCTGGAAGCGTCTGACGGTATCGCTGCACTACGACCGAAGTGGGATGCGATTGCTGAGAACTACGATGTGGTCGTCGTGCCGTCCGTGCCAGACGAAGCGCCAGAGGGCCTTTCGAGCACGGGCAATGCCATCTTCAACGCACTCTGGACGGCACTGCATGTGCCTGTGATCAACATCCCGGCTTTCACTGGAGAACATGGAATGCCGATTGGTTTGACTCTGACAACCGCTCGATACCAGGACCAAGCACTGCTAGAGGTTGCAAAAGCAGTCAGCAGAGTGTGGATCAAAGAGTGA
- a CDS encoding Putative polysaccharide deacetylase — protein MSTPYVGHPKYTYERDFRGYGEGGLKELKWPNGAKIAVSFVINYEEGGERSVLSGDSTSESHLTENPSRAPTVNERNYNVESEYEYGSRAGFWRLFRLFNKYHMKFTLYAVAQAVEKVPEVVTRCVDMGHDVASHAYRWLDYHAFGVEEEREYIKKAIVTLKTLAGYAPKGWYYGRNSPQSRTLVPQVYGEMGEELVWMSDTYADDVPYWSDRADEREKPDPKGLLMVPYSYDCNDFKFHVAGSGFRDPNGFYTHLKNAFDTLYEEGQDGTPKMMTVGLHCRIIGRPGRFKALKDFVDYISTKNGVWVATRTEIAQAFAEQFPYQRGYLAKTKESC, from the exons ATGTCAACACCGTACGTTGGTCACCCAAAGTATACGTACGAGCGAGACTTCCGTGGCTATGGAGAAGGAGGCTTGAAAGAACTGAAATGGCCCAATGGCGCGAAGATTGCTGTGAGCTTCGTGATCAACTACGAAGAG GGTGGCGAACGCTCCGTCCTCTCCGGCGACAGCACCTCCGAATCACACTTGACGGAGAACCCCTCCCGCGCACCCACAGTAAACGAGCGCAACTACAACGTCGAATCAGAGTACGAGTACGGCAGCCGCGCAGGCTTTTGGCGCCTGTTCCGACTCTTCAACAAATACCACATGAAATTCACACTCTATGCCGTTGCCCAGGCCGTCGAAAAGGTCCCCGAGGTGGTTACGAGGTGTGTGGATATGGGCCATGATGTGGCGAGTCATGCGTATAGATGGTTGGATTATCATGCTTTCGGTGTggaggaggagagggagTATATCAAGAAGGCGATTGTTACGTTGAAGACTTTGGCGGG GTATGCGCCGAAGGGGTGGTATTATGGACGCAATTCTCCGCAGAGTAGGACGCTTGTGCCGCAGGTCTACGGGGAGATGGGAGAGGAGCTCGTTTGGATGTCCGATACCTATGCGGATGATGTGCCGTATTGGAGCGATCGGGCTGATGAAAGGGAGAAGCCCGATCCCAAAGGGTTGTTGATGGTCCCGTATTCCTACGACTGCAATGACTTCAAGTTCCACGTCGCAGGCAGTGGCTTCAGAGATCCCAACGGGTTCTACACACACTTGAAGAACGCATTCGACACGCTGTACGAGGAAGGTCAAGACGGGACGCCAAAAATGATGACGGTAGGATTGCATTGCCGGATCATTGGGAGGCCCGGGAGATTCAAGGCGTTAAAGGATTTCGTAGATTATATCAGTACGAAGAATGGAGTGTGGGTGGCGACGAGGACCGAGATTGCACAGGCTTTTGCTGAGCAGTTCCCGTATCAGCGAGGATATTTGGCGAAGACAAAGGAGTCATGTTAG
- a CDS encoding U2 snRNP component prp10: MSDADFDKVRAAQAERNAGKKGFNDSSSQRTNTNKGISLTENFDKDLYGNDAGGDKFAGYNTSIAVAEDEDMEDGDNDGRLVGQYTATAAQIGEWATGDTAEDDILQSREKQAQIASRETDYQKQRFKRGLDGDEKTYRETMQQREIEREEQRVQRLIEEQQKEKLANGDDDDDMDSVEHQATLKEGTPESAKPAEINGEEKPKRVRKRRWDTSAEDAGETNGHTETNGVNGHATNGDAAIKKSRWDSTPGPDGEAAPAKKRSKWDLVSAGGHNTQAAPDATPAQPMAGFGTDISGRNAPLSDEELDEMLPSEGYKILDPPPGYEPLRAPARRLAPAATPANTGGFMMQEPVDARSMGKQLPSDIPGVGDLQFFKAEDMAYFGKLVDGADENDLSVDELKQRKIMRLLLKVKNGTPPMRKTALRQLTDNARNFGAGPLFDQILPLLMEKSLEDQERHLLVKVIDRVLYKLDDLVRPYTHKILVVIEPLLIDQDYYARVEGREIISNLAKAAGLAHMISTMRPDIDHVDEYVRNTTARAFAVVASALGIPTLLPFLKAVCKSKKSWQARHTGVKIVQQIPILMGCAVLPHLKGLVDCIGENLNDEQAKVRTVTALALAALAEASNPFGIESFDDILNPLWTGARKQRGKGLAGFLKAVGYIIPLMDEEYGNYYTAQIMEILLREFQSPDEEMKKVVLKVVSQCAGGQGVTAAYLKETVLNDFFKSFWVRRMALDKRNYKQVVETTVDLGNKVGVGEIVERIVGNLKDESEAYRKMTVETIEKVISALGAADINERLEERLVDGILHSFQEQSVEDIVLLNGFGTVVTALGTRCKPYLPQIVSTILWRLNNKSATVRQQAADLITRIAIVMKQCDEDALLGKLGSVLYEYLGEEYPEVLGSILGAMKSIVTVVGISSMQPPIKDLLPRLTPILRNRHEKVQENTIDLVGRIADRGPESVNAREWMRICFELLDMLKAHKKGIRRAANNTFGFIAKAIGPQDVLATLLNNLRVQERQSRVCTAVAIGIVAETCAPFTVLPALMNEYRVPELNVQNGVLKSLSFLFEYIGEMAKDYVYAVTPLLEDALIDRDQVHRQTAASVVKHVALGVVGLGCEDAMLHLLNLLYPNLFETSPHVIDRVIEAIDAIRLAVGTGAVLNYVWAGLFHPARKVRTPYWRLYNDAYVQSADAMVPYYPVVEDDKLRRHELMVVL; the protein is encoded by the exons ATGTCCGACG CGGACTTCGACAAAGTGCGGGCGGCGCAGGCAGAGCGCAATGCAGGAAAGAAGGGCTTCAACGACTCCTCCAGCCAGCGCACTAACACCAACAAGGGCATCTCTCTTACCGAAAACTTCGACAAGGACCTGTACGGCAACGATGCCGGCGGCGACAAATTTGCTGGCTACAACACATCCATCGCCGTGGCCGAGGATGAGGACATGGAGGACGGTGACAACGATGGGCGATTAGTTGGTCAGTACACAGCTACGGCGGCACAGATTGGAGAATGGGCGACGGGCGACACGGCAGAGGACGATATCCTACAAAGCCGGGAGAAGCAGGCGCAGATTGCTAGCCGAGAAACAGACTATCAGAAGCAGCGATTCAAGCGAGGACTCGATGGCGATGAGAAGACGTACCGCGAGACCATGCAACAGCGAGAGATTGAGCGGGAAGAGCAACGTGTGCAGAGGCTTATCGAAGAGCAGCAGAAGGAGAAGCTGGCAAATGGCGACGATGATGATGACATGGACAGCGTGGAACATCAAGCGACGCTCAAGGAGGGTACACCCGAGTCAGCCAAGCCAGCAGAGATCAATGGCGAGGAGAAGCCAAAGCGAGTGAGGAAGCGACGATGGGACACCAGCGCTGAAGATGCCGGTGAAACAAATGGACATACCGAGACGAACGGCGTCAACGGCCATGCGACGAACGGAGATGCGGCTATCAAAAAGTCTCGATGGGACTCTACACCAGGACCAGATGGCGAAGCCGCGCCTGCAAAGAAGAGATCAAAGTGGGATCTCGTGTCGGCTGGCGGCCACAATACCCAAGCTGCCCCGGATGCTACACCGGCGCAGCCCATGGCAGGCTTCGGAACAGACATCTCTGGCAGAAACGCACCTCTCTCAGATGAAGAGCTGGACGAGATGCTACCGAGTGAGGGTTACAAGATCTTGGATCCACCACCTGGCTACGAACCACTGCGAGCTCCAGCACGACGACTCGCGCCTGCGGCGACTCCCGCCAACACCGGGGGCTTCATGATGCAAGAGCCTGTAGACGCACGATCCATGGGCAAGCAGCTGCCATCCGACATTCCTGGCGTGGGCGATCTCCAGTTCTTCAAGGCAGAGGACATGGCATACTTCGGTAAGCTAGTCGATGGTGCAGACGAGAACGACCTCAGTGTGGACGAGCTCAAGCAACGAAAGATTATGCGATTACTCCTCAAGGTCAAGAACGGTACACCGCCGATGCGGAAGACCGCTCTGCGTCAGCTCACAGACAATGCACGGAACTTCGGGGCGGGTCCTCTATTCGACCAGATCCTGCCACTGCTGATGGAGAAGTCCCTCGAAGATCAGGAACGCCATTTGCTCGTCAAGGTCATCGATCGCGTCTTGTACAAGCTTGATGATTTGGTACGACCCTACACCCACAAGATCCTGGTCGTCATTGAGCCATTGCTTATTGATCAAGACTACTACGCCCGCGTCGAAGGTCGAGAGATCATCTCCAATCTCGCCAAAGCCGCTGGTCTTGCGCACATGATCAGTACGATGCGACCGGATATCGACCACGTGGATGAGTACGTACGAAACACAACTGCGCGTGCCTTTGCCGTTGTCGCCTCAGCACTAGGTATTCCTACTCTGCTTCCATTCTTGAAGGCAGTCTGCAAGAGCAAGAAGTCATGGCAGGCCAGACACACTGGTGTCAAGATTGTGCAGCAGATTCCTATCCTTATGGGTTGCGCTGTACTTCCACATCTCAAAGGCCTGGTAGACTGCATCGGCGAGAACCTCAATGACGAGCAAGCCAAGGTCAGAACAGTCACTGCACTAGCACTTGCTGCTCTTGCTGAGGCTTCCAACCCATTCGGTATCGAGAGCTTCGACGACATTCTCAACCCACTGTGGACTGGTGCACGTAAACAACGTGGCAAAGGTCTCGCTGGTTTCTTGAAGGCCGTCGGTTACATCATTCCGCTCATGGACGAAGAGTATGGAAACTACTACACTGCTCAGATCATGGAGATTCTGCTGCGAGAGTTCCAGAGTCCCGATGAGGAGATGAAGAAGGTCGTGCTCAAAGTTGTCAGCCAATGTGCTGGTGGCCAGGGTGTGACTGCTGCATATCTGAAGGAGACAGTGCTCAACGACTTCTTCAAGAGCTTCTGGGTACGACGGATGGCACTTGACAAGCGCAACTACAAGCAAGTCGTCGAGACCACCGTTGATCTCGGTAACAAGGTCGGCGTTGGCGAGATTGTCGAGCGCATCGTCGGCAACCTCAAAGACGAAAGCGAAGCTTACAGAAAGATGACGGTCGAGACGATCGAGAAAGTCATCTCTGCACTAGGCGCAGCTGACATCAACGAGCGTCTCGAGGAGCGTCTGGTGGATGGTATTCTGCACTCTTTCCAAGAACAGAGCGTGGAAGACATTGTTCTGCTGAACGGTTTCGGCACAGTTGTAACGGCATTGGGCACACGATGCAAGCCGTATCTACCGCAGATCGTGTCGACTATCCTATGGCGTCTCAACAACAAGTCTGCCACAGTACGACAACAAGCAGCAGATCTGATCACTCGCATTGCCATTGTCATGAAGCAATGCGACGAAGATGCACTTCTTGGCAAGCTCGGAAGTGTGCTTTACGAGTACCTCGGTGAAGAGTATCCAGAGGTCCTGGGTAGTATCCTGGGTGCCATGAAGAGCATCGTCACCGTCGTCGGTATCAGCAGCATGCAGCCACCCATCAAGGATCTACTACCACGCTTGACACCGATTCTGCGAAACAGACATGAAAAGGTGCAAGAGAACACTATCGACCTTGTCGGTCGTATCGCCGATCGTGGACCAGAATCTGTCAATGCACGAGAATGGATGCGAATCTGTTTCGAGTTGCTTGACATGCTCAAGGCTCACAAGAAGGGTATCCGACGAGCAGCGAACAACACATTCGGTTTCATTGCCAAGGCCATCGGACCGCAGGATGTTCTGGCAACACTTCTCAACAACTTGCGTGTGCAAGAACGCCAGTCGCGTGTCTGTACCGCCGTCGCCATCGGTATTGTCGCAGAGACGTGCGCACCCTTTACTGTGCTTCCAGCACTCATGAACGAGTACCGCGTACCCGAGCTCAACGTACAGAACGGCGTGCTCAAGTCGCTGTCTTTCCTCTTCGAGTACATTGGTGAGATGGCAAAGGACTACGTCTACGCTGTCACACCACTTCTCGAGGATGCCTTGATCGATCGCGACCAAGTGCATCGACAGACTGCGGCCAgtgtagtaaagcacgttgCCCTCGGCGTGGTTGGTCTGGGTTGTGAAGACGCGATGCTGCATCTACTCAACCTTCTCTACCCCAACCTCTTCGAGACCTCGCCACATGTTATCGACAGAGTCATCGAAGCCATAGACGCTATCAGACTGGCTGTTGGAACCGGCGCAGTTCTCAACTACGTATGGGCTGGTCTCTTCCATCCTGCTCGGAAAGTGCGAACACCATATTGGCGGTTATACAACGATGCGTACGTACAGAGCGCAGATGCCATGGTGCCGTACTACCCCGTCGTGGAAGACGACAAGCTCAGGAGGCATGAGCTTATGGTTGTATTGTAA
- a CDS encoding Cysteine synthase 2 — MGWFLDVWQRVWESITDNRGKLTATGGFLVGIILTLTFKDLYPDLELAYQRRLRRFRGGVPHPLPGQPDYVRLEDHTNRKPSVQQEGSHDPHQLAPVVSREEEIKTGVEGLIGNTPLIRLNSLSYETGCEILAKAEFLNGAGNSPKDRVALSMITHAEEEGLLVPNRGDTIYEGTVGSTGISLASVARARGYKAHICMPDDVAIEKSDLLLKLGATVERVRPASIVDQNQFVNIARRRAQEHTDDPNKPGRGFFADQFENTANYLAHQESTGPEIYQQTTGKLDALVAGAGTGGTIAGVALALKPLMPGMQVILADPQGSGLYNKIKYGVMFSSTEAEGTRRRHQVDSIVEGIGINRLTTNFNAGMHLIDDAVKVSDEQAMKMARWLVEKEGMFVGASSAVNCVAAAVTARKLGRGKRIVTVICDSGTRHLSKFWKEAGIVGGEGVEFTLDEILDEGVKGAWRVLSGVNGTFMPCGKSR, encoded by the exons ATGGGCTGGTTTCTTGACGTATGGCAACGCGTGTGGGAAAGCATCACCGATAACAGAGGCAAACTCACTGCGACTGGCGGCTTTCTGGTCGGCATTATCCTCACATTGACCTTCAAGGACTTGTACCCGGACTTGGAGTTGGCATACCAGCGGCGATTGCGACGTTTTCGTGGCGGCGTCCCACATCCTCTGCCTGGTCAGCCGGACTATGTGCGATTGGAGGACCACACGAATCGCAAGCCGTCTGTGCAGCAAGAGGGCAGTCATGACCCTCATCAGCTAGCACCCGTGGTATCGCGAGAGGAAGAGATCAAGACTGGTGTTGAAGGTCTGATAGGCAACACACCCTTGATACGCCTCAATTCACTTAGCTATGAGACTGGATGTGAGATTCTTGCCAAAGCAGAGTTTCTCAACGGCGCAGGAAACTCTCCCAAAGACAGAGTGGCACTGTCCATGATCACTCATGCGGAGGAAGAAGGCCTTCTCGTGCCCAACAGAGGTGACACGATCTATGAGGGTACTGTAGGTTCGACCGGCATATCGCTCGCCTCCGTGGCACGAGCACGAGGCTACAAAGCACACAT ATGCATGCCCGACGACGTAGCCATCGAAAAAAGCGACCTGCTCCTCAAACTCGGTGCCACCGTCGAACGAGTCCGCCCAGCCTCCATCGTCGACCAGAACCAGTTCGTCAACATCGCCCGCCGCCGAGCGCAAGAACATACCGACGATCCCAACAAGCCTGGACGAGGCTTCTTCGCAGATCAGTTCGAAAACACGGCCAACTATCTCGCTCACCAAGAATCGACAGGACCAGAAATCTACCAGCAAACCACTGGCAAGCTGGACGCTTTGGTGGCAGGAGCCGGTACAGGCGGTACTATCGCTGGCGTAGCCCTCGCACTCAAACCTCTCATGCCGGGAATGCAAGTCATCCTCGCAGATCCACAAGGCTCTGGTCTCTACAACAAGATCAAATACGGCGTCATGTTCAGCTCCACCGAAGCGGAAGGAACCCGCCGCCGGCATCAAGTCGACAGCATCGTCGAAGGGATCGGGATTAACCGCTTGACAACCAACTTCAATGCGGGAATGCATCTGATTGATGATGCGGTCAAGGTGAGTGATGAGCAGGCGATGAAGATGGCGAGGTGGCTGGTGGAGAAGGAAGGAATGTTTGTGGGTGCTAGTAGCGCGGTGAATTGCGTTGCTGCTGCGGTGACGGCGAGGAAGTTGGGGAGGGGAAAGAGGATCGTCACCGTGATCTGTGATTCGGGGACGAGGCATTTGAGTAAGTTTTGGAAGGAGGCGGGGATTGTTGGGGGTGAGGGGGTGGAGTTTACATTGGATGAGATATTGGACGAGGGGGTGAAAGGGGCATGGAGGGTATTGAGTGGAGTGAATGGGACATTTATGCCCTGCGGGAAGAGCCGCTAA
- a CDS encoding Arginine methyltransferase, mitochondrial, with translation MDSPAVNRLFRRLATHRFCHETRSLAAPVVQAQWRSQSTHTLPSGKKAKTTAESSWQQRTDHFPSDKAEEFKRYPNVTSDQLRTRRERPRRVKMLMRDFIEDSLYNPHYGYFSKNVTIFSPGAPFDFNKLRDEPDFYRLLGERYTQFEDKLDEKEYNEARQLWHTPTELFRPHYGEAIARYMVANYKLTLYPYHDLVIYEMGAGNGTLMLNILDYIRHTDPEVYARTKFRIIEVSSALASLQAQKLQATASSRGHHDKVDIINKSVFDWDLYVPTPCFFLAMEVFDNFAHDVLRYDPFTEEVMQGSVLIDSDGDFYEFYSRTLDPVAARFLRVRDAACQDRQYPHPLRPSKILRSIRHRLPLAPNLTQPEYIPTRLMQFFQILSTKFPAHRLVTSDFSGLPQAVAGYNAPVVQTRYQRRTVPVRTPLVQQGYFDILFPTDFAVMEDIYRAVTGRLTRVMTHEDFFQRWAYVEDTQMRSGENALLSWYKNASVMLTV, from the coding sequence ATGGACTCACCGGCCGTCAATCGCCTGTTCCGACGATTGGCTACACATCGCTTCTGCCATGAGACACGATCGCTCGCAGCGCCGGTAGTGCAGGCGCAATGGCGGAGTCAGAGCACGCACACACTGCCATCTGGGAAGAAAGCGAAGACGACAGCGGAGAGCTCGTGGCAGCAGAGGACGGATCATTTCCCTAGTGACAAGGCCGAGGAGTTTAAGAGATATCCCAATGTCACGTCGGATCAGCTGCGGACGAGGAGGGAACGGCCGCGGAGGGTGAAGATGCTTATGCGGGACTTCATCGAAGACAGCCTGTACAACCCACATTATGGCTACTTCAGCAAGAACGTGACCATCTTCTCGCCCGGGGCGCCCTTCGACTTTAACAAGCTGCGAGACGAGCCGGACTTCTACAGGTTGCTGGGAGAGCGGTACACACAATTCGAGGACAAGCTGGACGAGAAAGAGTACAATGAGGCGCGACAGCTGTGGCACACGCCTACCGAGCTGTTTAGACCACACTATGGAGAGGCAATAGCGAGATATATGGTGGCCAACTACAAGTTGACCCTATACCCATATCATGATCTGGTCATCTACGAAATGGGTGCTGGAAACGGAACACTCATGTTGAACATTCTGGACTATATCCGACATACAGATCCTGAAGTCTATGCCCGGACGAAGTTCCGCATCATCGAAGTGTCATCTGCACTGGCATCTTTACAGGCTCAGAAATTGCAGGCTACAGCATCAAGCAGAGGCCACCACGACAAGGTGGACATCATCAACAAGTCAGTGTTCGACTGGGATCTTTATGTGCCGACGCCATGCTTCTTCCTTGCTATGGAGGTCTTTGACAACTTTGCACACGACGTCCTACGCTACGACCCTTTCACCGAGGAGGTAATGCAAGGATCAGTCCTTATCGACAGCGACGGTGACTTTTACGAGTTCTACAGCAGGACTCTCGACCCAGTCGCCGCCCGCTTCCTTCGTGTAAGAGACGCTGCATGTCAAGATCGGCAGTATCCTCATCCGCTTCGACCATCAAAAATTCTGCGCTCCATACGGCATCGGCTACCATTGGCGCCCAACTTGACACAACCCGAGTACATCCCGACACGATTGATGCAATTCTTTCAGATCTTATCGACCAAGTTCCCAGCACACCGGCTGGTCACCTCAGACTTCTCCGGCCTACCACAAGCTGTGGCTGGATACAATGCCCCAGTCGTGCAGACACGGTATCAACGGCGGACTGTGCCTGTACGGACACCCCTCGTACAGCAAGGCTACTTCGATATCCTGTTCCCAACAGACTTTGCAGTGATGGAGGATATCTACCGCGCCGTCACTGGGCGTCTGACGAGGGTCATGACGCATGAAGACTTCTTCCAGCGCTGGGCGTATGTAGAGGACACGCAGATGAGAAGTGGCGAGAATGCGCTGTTGAGCTGGTACAAGAACGCTAGTGTCATGCTGACGGTATAG
- a CDS encoding Zinc finger protein has protein sequence MAMAVDSRQQHHQFSPMGYDAMRYPQAPQFTNPWVSGPAPQSQMYATSMPQSSAAGDARYVQAPTVSAAYAGGLPATSVSSGIPQMDPALFEQSGLQLAQDMSAPRPYGSSYTSAGPAASTYAPTSAPQYVPAYGYQPDRRSSHPSVASATFQGDPVEVQRFRQSSLVDFNNRIVHASEAERQSFSDALDASRGMVAMSQSDITPRNIYGSSSSGRTSTDSYGFPSHSSHSSISSASTYPSYYNSSVSEASVGDYSSAGESVDMPSRTLPRPGALIGGAMPPAPQSMMGQFSSKVSSSSQKKHKCKICDKRFTRPSSLQTHMYSHTGEKPFACDVEGCGRHFSVVSNLRRHRKVHKGEGHDPTSPEDDE, from the exons ATGGCAATGGCCGTCGACTCTCGCCAGCAACACCATCAGTTCAGCCCAATGGGCTACGATGCGATGAGGTATCCCCAAGCTCCGCAGTTCACGAATCCTTGGGTGTCTGGGCCGGCACCTCAAAGCCAGATGTACGCGACCTCCATGCCACAGTCCTCTGCTGCTGGTGATGCGCGATACGTCCAGGCACCCACTGTTTCGGCTGCTTATGCTGGTGGACTACCCGCGACATCTGTCTCTTCAGGTATTCCTCAAATGGATCCAGCACTCTTCGAACAGTCCGGCTTACAGTTAGCTCAAGATATGAGCGCACCTAGGCCGTATGGTTCATCGTACACCTCTGCAGGACCAGCTGCTTCAACCTATGCTCCTACATCGGCTCCTCAATACGTGCCTGCCTATGGATATCAGCCCGACAGGCGATCATCTCACCCGTCAGTAGCCTCCGCCACGTTCCAAGGTGACCCAGTAGAGGTCCAACGCTTCCGCCAAAGCTCATTGGTTGACTTCAATAACAGAATCGTGCACGCATCAGAAGCCGAGCGACAAAGCTTCAGTGATGCTCTGGATGCTAGCCGTGGCATGGTTGCCATGAGCCAGTCAGACATTACTCCAAGAAATATCTATGGCTCCTCCAGCTCAGGACGCACATCGACAGATTCATATGGCTTCCCATCGCACTCGTCGCACTCGTCCATCTCTTCTGCAAGCACCTATCCAAGCTATTACAACAGCTCGGTGAGCGAAGCATCCGTTGGCGACTACAGCTCCGCTGGCGAATCGGTCGACATGCCATCGCGAACACTCCCACGACCAGGAGCACTGATTGGCGGCGCAATGCCACCTGCACCACAGTCCATGATGGGTCAATTCAGCTCCAAGGTCTCGTCAAGTTCACAGAAGAAGCACAAGTGCAAGATCTGCGACAAGCGCTTCACACGACCAAGCTCGCTGCAGACACACATGTACAGCCACACAGGCGAAAAGC CATTTGCCTGCGACGTTGAGGGCTGTGGGCGACATTTTTCTGTAGTCTCGAATTTGCGCAGACACCGCAAAGTCCACAAAGGCGAGGGCCACGATCCCACATCACCAGAGGATGATGAATGA